One Coffea arabica cultivar ET-39 chromosome 5e, Coffea Arabica ET-39 HiFi, whole genome shotgun sequence DNA segment encodes these proteins:
- the LOC140006723 gene encoding uncharacterized protein At4g28440-like, whose translation MAATSSKTEDQPAAAAGGLRKPVFVKVDNLKPGTNGHTLVVKVLSSKTVLQRGKSVSPHLRNTNIAECLVGDETACILFTARNDQVDVMKPGTTVILRNAKIDMFKGTMRLAVDKWGRIEVTQPAEFDVKEDNNLSLIEYELVNVVDEE comes from the exons ATGGCGGCGACTAGTTCCAAGACGGAAGACCAACCGGCTGCTGCGGCTGGGGGTTTGAGGAAGCCGGTGTTTGTTAAGGTGGACAATCTCAAGCCCGGGACTAACGGCCACACTCTCGTCGTCAAGGTCCTCAGTTCCAAAACAGTTTTGCAAAGAGGTAAGTCGGTGTCTCCGCACCTCAGGAATACTAACATTGCTGAGTGCCTTGTTGGTGATGAGACTGCTTGCATCCTTTTCACCGCCCGCAACGATCAAG TTGATGTGATGAAACCTGGTACAACTGTCATCCTGCGAAATGCAAAGATTGACATGTTCAAGGGAACCATGAGGCTAGCTGTTGACAAATGGGGCCGAATTGAGGTCACCCAGCCTGCTGAATTTGATGTGAAAGAGGATAACAATCTCTCTCTTATTGAGTATGAGCTGGTGAATGTTGTTGATGAGGAGTAA
- the LOC140006725 gene encoding D-amino-acid transaminase, chloroplastic-like has product MATTAPSSDQNPEVENGEESEVHVFSSAAELLEKLQDKWRSVKPQPYPAMYSSVFGGIILDPALMVIPMDDHMVHRGHGVFDTAIILGGHLYELDVHLTRFLKSASKAKIVSPFPKSTLRSILIQLAAASQCRKGTLRYWLSAGPGDFLLSPAGCPKSAFYAIVIDEDFEQCKEGVKVITSTIPMKTPLFATMKNVNYMPNVLSKMEAEEQGDFASIWVDEEGYIAEGPNVNVGFITHDKELILPEFDKILRGCTAARLLELAPKLVEQHRLKSVRTDNLTIEEAKNAAEMMYIGSTLPVLPIIAWDEKPIGDGKVGELTMALSDLVWEDMVAGPKTRRIPVPYV; this is encoded by the exons atGGCTACTACTGCCCCTTCTTCTGACCAGAACCCAG AGGTTGAGAACGGTGAAGAGTCCGAAGTTCATGTATTTTCATCAGCGGCAGAG TTACTTGAGAAGCTGCAAGACAAATGGAGGTCAGTGAAACCACAGCCCTATCCGGCAATGTATTCGAGTGTATTTGGTGGAATTATTCTTGATCCAGCATTGATGGTTATCCCGATGGATGACCACATGGTTCATCGAGGGCATGGTGTCTTTGATACAGCAATTATTCTTGGCGG GCATCTATACGAGTTGGATGTACACCTGACTCGTTTTCTTAAATCAGCTTCAAAAGCTAAAATAGTGTCCCCATTTCCTAAGTCCACTCTCAGAAGCATTCTTATTCAACTTGCAGCTGCATCACAGTGCAGAAAAGGTACTCTAAGATATTGGCTAAGTGCAGGGCCAGGAGATTTCTTACTTTCTCCTGCAGGATGCCCGAAATCAGCATTCTATGCTATTGTAATCGACGAAGACTTTGAACAGTGCAAAGAGGGGGTTAAGGTTATAACATCCACAATCCCCATGAAGACACCCCTCTTTGCCACAATGAAGAATGTAAACTACATGCCGAATGTTCTTTCCAAAATGGAAGCTGAAGAGCAGGGAGATTTTGCATCGATCTGGGTTGATGAGGAAGGATATATTGCTGAGGGTCCAAATGTGAATGTGGGATTTATAACCCATGACAAAGAGCTTATCTTGCCTGAATTTGATAAGATATTGCGTGGCTGCACAGCAGCTAGGCTTCTTGAACTGGCACCCAAATTGGTTGAGCAACACCGTCTTAAAAGCGTCAGAACTGACAATCTAACAATAGAGGAGGCAAAAAATGCTGCTGAAATGATGTACATTGGAAGCACCCTCCCAGTTCTACCTATTATTGCGTGGGATGAAAAGCCCATCGGAGATG GAAAAGTGGGAGAACTGACTATGGCTCTCTCAGACTTGGTTTGGGAAGACATGGTTGCTGGTCCAAAAACACGAAGGATTCCAGTTCCTTATGTGTAG
- the LOC140006724 gene encoding probable aminotransferase TAT2, translating into MESGVYQNLDNGQGIEAPANITIKGTLSLLMANTNGDDKKRVISLGIGDPTAYSCFRTTVAAQDAVVDTLRSYKFNGYSPTVGLPQTRKAIAKYLSSDLPYELSSDDVYVTAGCTQAIEMVLSILARPGANVLLPRPGFPIYGLCATFRNLEIRYYDLLPDNGWEVNLNAVEALADHKTIAVVIINPGNPCGNVYTRQHLEKIAETAKRLGIAVIADEVYGHLAFGDKPFVPMGVFGSVAPVFTLGSLSKRWLVPGWRLGWLVTNDPNGVYKNPKFVERIKKYCDICGGPATFIQAAVPLIIEQTKEAFFGKTINMLKQSAEICYKKIKEIPCISCPSKAEGSMALMVKLNLSLLKDISDDMDFCFKLAKEESVIILPGLAVGLKNWLRITFAAEPAALEEAFGRLKSFCHRYSKQQNGY; encoded by the exons ATGGAAAGCGGGGTGTATCAAAATCTTGATAATGGCCAAGGAATTGAAGCACCAGCAAATATCACTATTAAAGGCACTCTTAGCTTGTTGATGGCTAATACCAATGGTGATGACAAGAAAAGAGTGATTTCTTTGGGCATTGGTGACCCCACCGCTTATTCTTGCTTCCGGACCACTGTTGCTGCTCAAGACGCTGTGGTTGACACCCTTCGTTCCTACAAGTTCAATGGATATTCCCCCACTGTTGGACTACCCCAGACCAGAAA GGCAATTGCAAAATATTTGTCGTCTGATCTTCCGTACGAGTTATCATCTGATGATGTTTATGTTACGGCTGGATGTACACAAGCTATAGAAATGGTGTTATCCATTTTGGCTCGCCCGGGCGCTAACGTTTTACTACCAAGACCAGGTTTCCCAATTTATGGATTGTGCGCCACTTTCAGAAATCTTGAGATTCGTTACTATGACCTGCTACCTGACAATGGCTGGGAGGTCAATCTCAATGCTGTTGAAGCTCTTGCAGATCATAAAACCATTGCAGTGGTAATTATTAACCCTGGAAATCCTTGTGGCAATGTCTACACACGTCAGCATCTAGAGAAG ATTGCAGAAACTGCCAAACGGCTAGGTATTGCCGTAATTGCTGATGAAGTTTACGGGCACCTAGCTTTTGGGGATAAACCATTTGTGCCAATGGGAGTTTTTGGATCAGTGGCTCCAGTTTTCACGCTTGGATCTCTGTCAAAGAGATGGTTAGTGCCTGGTTGGCGCCTTGGTTGGCTTGTAACAAATGATCCTAATGGCGtatacaaaaaccctaag TTTGTAGAGCGTATCAAGAAGTACTGTGATATTTGTGGAGGTCCAGCAACTTTTATACAG GCAGCAGTTCCTCTCATTATTGAGCAAACCAAGGAGGCTTTTTTTGGCAAGACCATTAATATGCTCAAGCAGAGTGCAGAAATTTGTTACAAAAAGATAAAGGAGATACCCTGCATTAGTTGCCCTTCTAAAGCTGAAGGATCAATGGCTCTAATG GTGAAACTTAATCTGTCCTTACTGAAAGACATTAGTGACGACATGGACTTCTGTTTTAAGCTGGCCAAAGAGGAGTCTGTCATCATCCTTCCAG GACTTGCTGTAGGTCTAAAGAACTGGCTGCGAATCACATTTGCTGCAGAGCCAGCTGCTCTTGAAGAAGCATTCGGAAGGCTGAAGTCTTTCTGCCATAGATATTCCAAGCAGCAAAACGGATATTGA